The stretch of DNA GTTGGTATACTGGCTCATGGATTGGAATTTAAGAATACATCAGTAGGACCCTGCTTCATCTCGGTGGCTTGTTTCAGGGCGCGTACAATGGCCCGCTTGGCCAGCTCCACCTTGAAGTCGTTGGAGCCGAAGCCGCGGGCACCCTGCAGCAGTTGGGTAGCGGCTTTGCGGAACGTCTCGGCCGTAGCGGGTTGCCCCTTCAGCGAGTCTTCCACGTCGGTGTCGCGCCAGGGCTTGTGGGCCACGCCACCCAGCGCCAGCCGCGCCTCCTTAATGGTATTGCCGTCCAGCTCCAGGGCAGCGGCTACTGAAACCAGCGCGAAGGCGTAGGAAGTTCGGTCGCGCAGCTTCAGGTAGGAGTAGTTTTTCTCAAAGCCTTTGGCCGGCAAGTCCAGGCCCGTAATCAGCTCGCCGGGCCGCAGGGTGTTATCAATGTGCGGGGCATTGCCGGGCAGGCGGTGGAAATCGGTAAAGTCGATGGTACGTTCCCCATTGGGGCCGCTCACGCGCACCACAGCTTCCAGGGCTGCCAGAGCAATGCACATATCAGAGGGGTGCGTAGCAATGCAGCTCTGGCTGGTGCCTAGTATTGCGTGAATACGGTTGTAGCCCCCAATAGCCGAGCAGCCTGAGCCCGGCTCGCGCTTGTTGCAGGGCGTGGCCGTGTCATAGAAATAATAGCAGCGGGTGCGCTGCATGAGGTTGCCCCCGTTGGTGGCCATGTTGCGCAGCTGCGGCGAAGCACCCGCCAGAATAGCCTGCGAGAGCAACGGATAACGCTTCTCCACTTCGGGGTGCCAGGCGGTATCGGCGTTGGTAGCCAAGGCTCCGAGGCGTAGGCCACCCTCGGGGTTATTTTGGATTTTAGCAAGCGGGAGGCGGTTCAGCCCGATGAGGTGAGTGGGCCGCTCCACGTTTTCCTTCATCAGGTCAAGCAGGTTGGTGCCGCCGCCGATGTACGCCGCGTCAGGATGACTGGCTTTATCGCGCACGGCGTCATCAACGGCCGTGGCGTGGGAGTAGGTGAAAGGATTCATTATTTAGAGCTTAGAGTGGAGAGGTTAGATCTTAGAAACACGAGCAGCACAAATGGCAAGGCCATCTAAGCTCTACCTTCTGGGCTCTGAGTTCTTAGAGTCTACTACTTCCTTCACGGCATTGAGAATGCCTACGTAGGCTCCACAACGGCACAGGTTACCGCTCATCAGCTCCCGTATTTCATCCTCCGTGCGGGCTTTGCCTTCGTTGATGAGGCCTACCGCGGAGCAGATCTGGCCGGGCGTACAGTAACCGCACTGGAAAGCGTCGTGGTCGATAAAGGCCTGCTGCAAGGGGTGCAGCTTTTCCTGGGTGCCCAGGCCCTCAATGGTGGTTATCTCGTTGCCTTCCTGCATCACGGCCAGCGTCAGGCAGGAGTTGATGCGCTTGCCGTTTACCAGTACCGTGCACGCCCCACACTGGCCATGGTCGCAGCCTTTCTTAGTTCCGGTGAGGTCGGCGTACTCCCGCAGGGCATCCAGCAACGACGTCCAGGGCGCCAGCTGAAGCTTGGTGTCAACGCCGTTTATC from Hymenobacter taeanensis encodes:
- a CDS encoding FAD binding domain-containing protein; translated protein: MNPFTYSHATAVDDAVRDKASHPDAAYIGGGTNLLDLMKENVERPTHLIGLNRLPLAKIQNNPEGGLRLGALATNADTAWHPEVEKRYPLLSQAILAGASPQLRNMATNGGNLMQRTRCYYFYDTATPCNKREPGSGCSAIGGYNRIHAILGTSQSCIATHPSDMCIALAALEAVVRVSGPNGERTIDFTDFHRLPGNAPHIDNTLRPGELITGLDLPAKGFEKNYSYLKLRDRTSYAFALVSVAAALELDGNTIKEARLALGGVAHKPWRDTDVEDSLKGQPATAETFRKAATQLLQGARGFGSNDFKVELAKRAIVRALKQATEMKQGPTDVFLNSNP
- a CDS encoding (2Fe-2S)-binding protein encodes the protein MSYSSTTKHGATGAPAAPPPTSTVTLKINGVDTKLQLAPWTSLLDALREYADLTGTKKGCDHGQCGACTVLVNGKRINSCLTLAVMQEGNEITTIEGLGTQEKLHPLQQAFIDHDAFQCGYCTPGQICSAVGLINEGKARTEDEIRELMSGNLCRCGAYVGILNAVKEVVDSKNSEPRR